The genomic stretch TTCGCGCTGGTCTCTCCGCATCCTCTCTACTATCCGTGTCCGTATGTAGAGAAGAATAGAGATCACTAGACACAAGATAACCAACACCATCGTTTCCCCAAACTCGTCCAGCTCAGCATCATCGCGATTCCCCGCACGCATCCCATCGAAATAGTCCTCCGGCCCCAGTTCACTATCGCGTTCGCGATCGGCGTCACGCCGTTCTCGTGCCCACTGTGAAAATCGTCAATCAGACTAAAAGCTAATCAGTCTTGATGGACGGACCTGGATGggatcttcctcttctcttctggGTCTTCTTGAATCGGTAATCTGGCCACTTCGTCGCTGGAATTCTTCTTTTGCCTTCCCAAAATACCATGgtccatcttcctcttcctgaTATTCATCATCCACCGCCTCCTCTCCACCTGGCGCCAATGTGCCGTCTTCGATTTGCTTTCCTTGTGCTGGTTTCGCTAAAACAATTCCGTTCAATCAAACATGTAGGAATGAACTATCAAAAACCTACTTATTTCTTCGTCAGATCCCCACAGACTCAGACCACCTTGCCCTCCCATAAGAGTGTGCCATATGCTCCGAACGTAAAGCTTTCCAAGGGATAGAATCACTGGCAAATACGCCTCGCTATTGGTCTCCAAGGCGAGGTCATAATGTCGTTTTGCCAGATGAAAGTCCTACACGATATTCAGTTGGAAAAAGGTTACAATATGCAATAATACGGACCTGCGGTACTCCAACGCCATTTTCGTACATCCATCCTAGATTCCACATCGCTAATGCGCTTAGTTGGGTGTCCGATGCCGACTGATAATACTTGGCGGCTTTCTCCAGGCGAGATTGGTCCGACTCGTCTTCTGGGACACCGAGTCCATGGTAATAATAGTCCGCCACTTTGACTAGTGCATCAATGTTGCGTTGCCCTGCTGCGCGAATCCAATTTGTAAGTGCAAGGCGTGCGGCGTCTTTGGAGAATGTTGTGGGTGCGAATCTTGTCATTCGCAGAATACTTTTATCTAAAGTGTATTCAATTTCGTCAATCTCCACCGTACTGATGGTGATTTGAAAATTCTCACCTTGATCAAGAACATAGGCTAAATTATTCTGTGCAATTTCATAACCGCGCTCCGCAGCGATCTGCCATTTTAACATGGCAAGTTCCTTGCCCTGGTCGGTGCCAGACATCCACGCTATCTCAGCGTCCCGTAGTAGATCGTCTTCCCAGACACCGCGCTCGGCCACAAGTTTATAGAATGAAACTGCCATGGCGCAAGAGCTGGAAGACAGGTGAGAAGGCAGTGCAGTATTTGATGCTTGTGCAGAATGAATCTCTCCAAGATAATAATAAGCTTCGAATGGCGAGCCATAACGTATGGCAGTTTCGAAATAGGTCGTGGCCAGTGTTAATTCACCACGATCTAAGATCACGAACAAATCATAAGATAAATTCAAGATAAGTGGGAAATCGCCTCACTGTAATGGTATTTCCCTATGTTGACTTGGGCTTCTGCGAGTTCTTGCCCAGCGGCGATATTGAAATGAGCGACAGATTTTTTGGTATCCGGTTTGACGCCCAGGCCATCTCTATAGATGATTCCCAGTCCGTTATGACATTCTCTGTCGCCGTGTTCTGCCCCTCGCTCGAACCAGGCTTTTGCCATAGAGTAATCAACTGCAACGCCCTCCCCACGAAGATACATCCGGCCAAGATAACCTGCGGCGAGCGTGGCGTGATTGACGGGTCGTTTATCGTCTTTGATTTGTGTTGTGCTCGGTGGGTCGTGTGGCCAGAGCTGTCGAGCTATGAGAAGGAAATATCTACGTGCCAGCCTGTAATTTCGGGGAATGGCTCCCACTCCTTCACTTCCTGATGCAATTCCGCCAGGTGTGGCATATATACTACCTTGGTAAAATATTTTTCCAAGGCGATATGCAAAGTCTATCTCGCCACGCTCAGCGTTGAACTAATGCGTTCTGTTAACGAGTTCGTACGTTTGAGAGAGAATAACTTACGAGGTAATATTCTAGCACATCTTCCCAGGTTTCTCCGGAGGCACGGGCTACACCAGCTTTAACGGCTGGACGCTGAGCGTTGATTCCTGTGGATGCAACACTTGCGCCAGGCCCAAATATACCCCCATTAAGGTCCGAAAGTCGTGTCGCAGTTTGGGGCAAAGTACGGCCACCTGGAGGACCAGACATGAACTTCGCCATGGCTGATACATTCTCATTAGCTTGTCGTAGTGGAAAATGTTAAAAGTATCACCTTGTTCAGCAGCGCTTCCGTACCATGACAGTGCACTGTCACAACTCTCAGAAGTACCGATTCCTGACCAATAACGGTACCCAAGGGTCATTTGCGCGCCTTTGTCTCCACCGTTAGCTGCAAAAGTGGTATATAGTTGAGCTTTCCCTTGATCCACTGGAACGACATCCTTGAACCCTGTGGCatggaaaaaagaaatataggACTGCGATGTTGCGTTTCCAGTTTGAGCCGCATGTGATGAGAATGCACGGTATGCTAGTTGTGGATTCATGATGAAGTGTTGTGTCGGAGGAAACTAGATATTCATATAAACAGTTTGGAAGAGTGCGTAGCGCTAAAACATACCAAGGACACTTGTCCGAGAGTAAACAGCGCATCTGTGTTGCCCAGTTCTGCGGAAAGCTCTAGTAAATCGATGACTTTGATGGCCTTCCGCCTcctttcctcatctttcttcttcgacccCAAGCCTAGTCCTTCTGGACTTAGAACATTTGTGACGCGGTTCACAGAGTTATGGAGTTTCATCAGAATTCGAACGAGACTACCAATTGGCCCTTGACCTTGCAAGTTCGGAAGGAAGGATGAAAATATGGATTTTGaatttccatttccactgGCAAGAGCGGGGTCGAACGTATGTTGTGATGGGTGTGCTTTTAGTGAAGTCAACGTTGAGAGTGCTTGTTTATAAGCGCGAGCAGCTTATTAGGAATGTCGTtaacaaaacatttggaagaGATGAGAGAAGCACATGCCTTCTACTGCTTCATCTAAATCACGTTGTTGAACTGAGGAAGGGGCCTTCCGAGTGATTGGTCGACTTTCACGAAAACAAGAAATAGGTGGCAACTTACCGGTGCTACGTTTGTGGTAGACAAGGTACCTTCTGACGGGGTCGACTGCTCAGCGGTGGTTGTGATATCTTGCACTGTCTGCAAGTTAAAAGTAGTATATAAATCATAATTTACACTAAGATATGTAGTTTCTACTCACATGAATTGCCTCTAAGATGGAATTTGGTTGTGCGGTGTCCTGCGCCGAGGAGATACTCGCAGCAAGTGCAATGAGGCCGAAAGCTAGCCAGGTGGCCTTCCTGGCGCAGAGCTTGTTTTTGGATTCCATTGTACAAGTAAAAGGTTACAGACGATCAACACATAACTCAAATGATTGGTGTGTGGAAGTGAATGTGAGTAATTGACTAGAGCACGACAATTATTGCCGTGTTAAGACACCGTCACCGCGATGGCCATGCCACGCGAGGTACACGTCAAACATCATGTGACacatctaatcttatcacaGTACTAGTAGAGCTTTCATGTACATATTGTGCGTGGAACATGAATGGTTCCATCCGACCAGAAAAAATCGAGGTTTCTGGAATCTATCGCTTCGGGCCAGTTCGGAATGACTGGCAAGCAATAGGTTATTATGATATTTCCTTTAATTAATGCCTGCTTTCTATAATACTGGAGACCACTACGTTGTGTTTGACTATTCTGCCATAGCCATTTTCTTGTGATGAAATGAAATTTCCCAAATCAGTTTAGGTACACCTGAAGAAACTCCAAGCCGCAAGCGTTGCTTTAGGCTAACTCTCAAATTTATTGCGAGTTTTTAATTGATCTGCGGACCCGCTCTGGTTTAGGCTAATATTCGTTACATTCTTTAGGTCTCGTATAGGCTTCAGGTAGAGGGATTGTTGTTGACAGCCATTTGAAGAATTGTCGTTTTAAGTTGGAGGGGGGAATTTGCCGTTCAAGCTTGTCCAATATCACAGAGTGGTTTGTACTA from Psilocybe cubensis strain MGC-MH-2018 chromosome 2, whole genome shotgun sequence encodes the following:
- a CDS encoding putative Sel1-like repeat-containing protein C1B3.10c is translated as MESKNKLCARKATWLAFGLIALAASISSAQDTAQPNSILEAIHTVQDITTTAEQSTPSEAARAYKQALSTLTSLKAHPSQHTFDPALASGNGNSKSIFSSFLPNLQGQGPIGSLVRILMKLHNSVNRVTNVLSPEGLGLGSKKKDEERRRKAIKVIDLLELSAELGNTDALFTLGQVSLFPPTQHFIMNPQLAYRAFSSHAAQTGNATSQSYISFFHATGFKDVVPVDQGKAQLYTTFAANGGDKGAQMTLGYRYWSGIGTSESCDSALSWYGSAAEQAMAKFMSGPPGGRTLPQTATRLSDLNGGIFGPGASVASTGINAQRPAVKAGVARASGETWEDVLEYYLFNAERGEIDFAYRLGKIFYQGSIYATPGGIASGSEGVGAIPRNYRLARRYFLLIARQLWPHDPPSTTQIKDDKRPVNHATLAAGYLGRMYLRGEGVAVDYSMAKAWFERGAEHGDRECHNGLGIIYRDGLGVKPDTKKSVAHFNIAAGQELAEAQVNIGKYHYNRGELTLATTYFETAIRYGSPFEAYYYLGEIHSAQASNTALPSHLSSSSCAMAVSFYKLVAERGVWEDDLLRDAEIAWMSGTDQGKELAMLKWQIAAERGYEIAQNNLAYVLDQDKSILRMTRFAPTTFSKDAARLALTNWIRAAGQRNIDALVKVADYYYHGLGVPEDESDQSRLEKAAKYYQSASDTQLSALAMWNLGWMYENGVGVPQDFHLAKRHYDLALETNSEAYLPVILSLGKLYVRSIWHTLMGGQGGLSLWGSDEEITKPAQGKQIEDGTLAPGGEEAVDDEYQEEEDGPWYFGKAKEEFQRRSGQITDSRRPRREEEDPIQWARERRDADRERDSELGPEDYFDGMRAGNRDDAELDEFGETMVLVILCLVISILLYIRTRIVERMRRDQREQQAGDQQGPANGPDGGLFPPPGDPARNDWAILR